The following are encoded in a window of Osmerus mordax isolate fOsmMor3 unplaced genomic scaffold, fOsmMor3.pri Scaffold_168, whole genome shotgun sequence genomic DNA:
- the LOC136939299 gene encoding large ribosomal subunit protein eL42 has translation MFSLRRGPYQGLLPNSSFLFRLHRVAAMVNVPKTRRTYCKKCKKHQPHKVTQYKKGKDSLYAQGKRRYDRKQSGYGGQTKPIFRKKAKTTKKIVLRLECVEPNCRSKRMLAIKRCKHFELGGDKKRKGQVIQF, from the exons ATGTTTTCCCTCCGGAGAGGTCCTTATCAAGGATTGCTTCCGAattcttccttcctctttcGTCTGCATCGGGTCGCAGCCATG GTCAACGTACCAAAGACCCGCAGAACCTACTGCAAGAAGTGCAAGAAGCACCAGCCTCACAAAGTTACCCAGTACAAGAAGGGAAAGGACTCCCTCTATGCACAGG GTAAGAGGAGATACGACAGAAAGCAGTCTGGTTATGGTGGACAGACCAAGCCTATTTTCCGCAAAAAG GCCAAGACCACAAAGAAGATTGTGCTGAGGCTGGAGTGTGTGGAGCCTAACTGCAGATCCAAGAGAATGCTGGCCATCAAAAGATGCAAACACTTTGAGTTGGGAGGTGACAAGAAGAGAAAG GGCCAGGTCATCCAGTTTTAA
- the LOC136939298 gene encoding tyrosine-protein kinase BTK-like — protein sequence MSDILLEEIFIKRSQQKKKTSPLNFKERLFVLTQDKISYYDYDVDKMKKKGLKGSVDLEKIKCVEVVQPEPNSPKERLYPFQIIYDEGPLYIFAKNEEIQKKWIHKLKHVVRINKDLIQKFHPCFWVDGMWQCCQQEVKQAMGCRVLETKNRGFAKGSRRESRKPLPPTPEEERATRALPPQPPEESGPSVGMTVIAEYEYTPMNPQDLELRSDEEYTILEIADQHWWKARDKYGKEGYIPSNFVVKARNGLEGFDWYCKNMNRSQAEKLLKTENKDGGFLVRDSSKAGKYTVSLLTKAGGDAVASCRHYNICTTPQAQYYLAEKHNFSSIQELINYHQHNAAGMVSRLKYIVSNQKQNAPSTAGLGYGVWEIDPRHLTFIKELGNGQFGVVKYGKWQGQHDVAIKMIKEGSMSEDDFIEEAKVMMKLRHENLVQLYGVCTKQRPIYIVTEFLSNGCLLSYLREGLKQHPTSIQLLEMCKDVTEGMAYLENQQYLHRDLAARNCLVDTNGTVKVTDFGLSRYVLDDEYTSSAGSKFPVRWSPPEVLLYCKFSSKSDIWAFGVLMWEVYTLGRMPYERLNNTEIVEQVSRGLRLYRPQLANDRVYTIMTSCWIEKAEERPNFEELVVTIQDLLYDLQ from the exons ATGTCAGACATTCTCCTGGAGGAGATCTTCATAAAACGTTctcagcagaagaagaagacctCCCCTCTGAACTTCAAGGAGAGGTTGTTTGTTCTCACGCAGGACAAGATATCCTACTATGATTATGATGTTGACAAAATG AAAAAGAAAGGTCTGAAGGGTTCAGTGGATCTTGAAAAGATCAAGTGTGTGGAAGTGGTCCAGCCCGAGCCCAACTCCCCTAAAGAGCGTCTCTATCCATTTCAG ataaTATATGATGAAGGACCCCTGTATATTTTTGCCAAAAATGAAGAGATTCAAAAAAAGTGGATTCACAAACTCAAACATG TGGTGCGCATCAACAAGGACTTGATACAGAAGTTCCACCCCTGTTTCTGGGTAGACGGCATGTGGCAGTGCTGCCAACAGGAGGTCAAACAGGCCATGGGCTGCAGGGTGCTGGAGACCAAGAACAGAG GATTCGCTAAGGGGTCTCGAAGAGAATCCCGGAAACCTCTTCCCCCGACCCCTGAAGAA GAGAGAGCTACCAGAGCTCTACCTCCTCAGCCTCCTGAGGAGTCTGGCCCCTCTGTGGGCATGACGGTCATCGCCGAGTATGAGTACACACCTATGAACCCCCAGGACCTGGAGCTCAGGAGCGATGAGGAGTACACCATCTTAGAGATCGCTGATCAGCACTGGTGGAAGGCCAGAGATAAATATGG AAAGGAGGGATATATTCCAAGTAATTTTGTGGTGAAAGCCAGAAATGGACTGGAAGGGTTTGA CTGGTATTGTAAAAACATGAATCGCAGCCAAGCAGAGAAGCTACTGAAGACTGAG AACAAAGATGGAGGCTTTTTAGTGCGAGATTCAAGCAAGGCTGGAAAATACACAGTATCTCTATTAACCAAGGCTGGAGG GGATGCTGTAGCTAGCTGCAGACACTATAATATCTGTACTACCCCACAAGCACAGTACTACCTAGCAGAGAAGCACAATTTCAGCAGCATTCAAGAACTTATCAACTATCACCAGCACAATGCAGCAG GCATGGTGAGCAGGCTCAAGTACATTGTTTCCAATCAGAAACAGAACGCCCCGTCAACAGCAGGCTTGGGCTATG GTGTTTGGGAGATTGATCCCCGCCACCTGACTTTTATCAAAGAGCTGGGGAACGGCCAGTTTGGAGTGGTGAAGTATGGGAAATGGCAGGGTCAGCATGACGTGGCCATCAAGATGATTAAAGAGGGCTCCATGTCAGAGGATGACTTCATCGAAGAGGCCAAAGTCATGAT GAAGCTCCGTCATGAGAACTTGGTTCAGCTGTATGGCGTCTGCACAAAACAAAGGCCCATTTACATAGTGACTGAGTTCCTCTCTAATGGCTGCCTGCTGTCATACCTGCGTGAAGGCCTGAAGCAGCACCCCACATCCATCCAGCTCCTGGAGATGTGTAAGGACGTGACTGAGGGCATGGCTTATCTAGAGAACCAGCAGTACCTCCACAGAGACTTG GCTGCCAGAAACTGTTTGGTAGATACAAATGGCACAGTTAAAGTGACAGACTTTGGACTATCAAG GTATGTCTTAGATGATGAGTACACAAGCTCTGCCGGATCAAAATTCCCAGTCCGCTGGTCTCCTCCTGAAGTGCTGCTTTACTGTAAATTCAGCAGCAAGTCAGACATCTGGGCATTTG GAGTTTTAATGTGGGAGGTCTACACTTTGGGCAGGATGCCTTATGAACGGCTAAACAACACAGAGATTGTGGAGCAGGTGTCTAGAGGCCTGCGTCTCTATCGCCCCCAGTTGGCCAATGACAGGGTGTACACTATCATGACAAGCTGTTGGATTGAG AAGGCTGAAGAGAGGCCCAACTTCGAGGAGCTTGTGGTGACTATTCAGGACTTGCTCTacgatctccaataa
- the LOC136939301 gene encoding mitochondrial import inner membrane translocase subunit Tim8 A, whose amino-acid sequence MDSQGATADPQLQQFIEVESQKQRFQQLVHQMTEVCWEKCMEKPGPKLDSRTEVCFVNCVERFIDTSQFILNRLEQTQRGRGSFSESMSE is encoded by the exons ATGGACAGCCAAGGAGCAACGGCTGACCCTCAGCTACAGCAATTTATCGAAGttgagtctcaaaaacaaagGTTTCAGCAGTTGGTGCATCAGATGACGGAAGTCTGTTGG GAGAAATGCATGGAGAAGCCTGGCCCAAAGCTAGACTCCAGGACAGAAGTCTGCTTTGTGAACTGTGTAGAACGTTTCATTGACACTAGCCAGTTCATCCTCAACAGACTGGAACAAACTCAGAGGGGTCGGGGATCATTCTCGGAGTCCATGTCCGAATAG
- the LOC136939300 gene encoding magnesium transporter NIPA2-like, translated as MEVNRLDFYIGLSLAMSSSIFIGGSFILKKKGLLRLAGKGSMRAGQGGYAYLKEWLWWAGLISMGAGEAANFAAYAFAPATLVTPLGALSVLVSAVLASYFLNERLNVHGKVGCLMCILGSTVMVIHAPLEEEVASLSVMAEKLKDPGFIVFALCVVVGSGVLVFFVAPRYGQKNVLVYILICSVIGSLSVSCVKGLGIGIKELFAGTAVLKEPLFWALLICLVICVSIQISYLNKALDIFNTSIVTPIYYVFFTTSVMACSAILFKEWLSMSTDGVVGTISGFLTIILGIFLLHAFKDITFTWDSLPVYLRKRPEGSPWNHQPYMALPRQERKAEEEEGKSARNGSSKAGYSPENSTRRNNSFVAT; from the exons ATGGAAGTAAATCGTTTGGATTTTTACATTGGCCTCTCTCTTGCTATGAGCTCGAGCATCTTCATCGGAGGAAGTTTTATCCTGAAGAAGAAGGGGCTACTGCGATTGGCTGGCAAGGGTTCTATGAGAGCAG gCCAAGGAGGCTATGCATATCTGAAGGAATGGCTTTGGTGGGCAGGATTAATTTCAA TGGGTGCTGGCGAGGCTGCAAACTTTGCTGCTTACGCGTTTGCCCCTGCAACTCTGGTCACACCACTGGGAGCATTGAGTGTACTTGTGAG TGCGGTGCTGGCCTCCTACTTCCTGAATGAGCGGTTGAATGTGCATGGGAAGGTGGGCTGCTTAATGTGCATCCTGGGCTCCACGGTGATGGTCATCCATGcccctctggaggaggaggtggcctcCCTCAGTGTCATGGCTGAGAAGCTCAAAGACCCAG GGTTCATCGTATTtgctctgtgtgttgtggtgggcAGCGGGGTCCTCGTCTTTTTTGTTGCCCCGCGTTACGGACAGAAGAACGTGCTGGTCTACATCCTGATCTGCTCCGTGATTGGGTCTCtatctgtgtcctgtgtcaAGGGGCTGGGCATCGGGATCAAGGAGCTCTTTGCTGGGACTGCTGTCCTGAAAGAGCCCTTGTTCTGGGCTCTGCTAATATGCCTGGTGATATGTGTTAGCATCCAAATCAGTTACCTCAACAAAGCCTTGGACATATTCAACACCTCTATAGTCACGCCAATCTACTATGTGTTCTTCACCACCTCAGTAATGGCTTGCTCTGCTATCTTGTTCAAGGAGTGGTTGAGTATGAGCACAGATGGGGTGGTGGGGACCATCAGTGGGTTCCTCACCATCATCTTGGGGATTTTTCTCCTCCATGCCTTCAAGGACATTACCTTCACCTGGGATTCTCTACCAGTTTACCTGAGAAAGCGTCCTGAGGGGTCACCCTGGAACCACCAGCCCTACATGGCCCTCCCCAGgcaagagagaaaggcagaggaggaggaggggaagtcaGCCAGAAACGGGAGCTCCAAGGCTGGGTACTCACCAGAGAACTCCACCAGGAGGAACAATAGCTTTGTTGCCACTTAA
- the LOC136939306 gene encoding methionine--tRNA ligase, mitochondrial-like, with amino-acid sequence MSTHLSMFRNVKALIGLLSSSSSHQNQRLLLRYLGTNSPSKDKTYYVTTPIFYVNAAPHIGHLYSAVTADFLHRYKLLQGFNSKFATGTDEHGLKIQQAADAAGKDPLTLCTEVSERFKQLFRSCDISYTDYIRTTEERHRLAVGHFWTSLQAKGFIYKGKYEGWYSTQDETFLTPSQVGDATDASGKDIKISLESGHKVEWMKEDNYLFRLSEFRSQLQDWLRFNPKAVQPDRFHQAVLQWLQDDLPDLSVSRQRSRLQWGIPVPSDPEQTIYVWLDALVNYLTVTGYPHTHAAWWSAAHHVVGKDILKFHAIYWPAFLLAAGLPLPQSIHVHSHWTVRGKKMSKSLGNVVDPQERSQRFTVDGIRYFLLRQGVPDSDCDYDDDKVVKLLNSELADSLGGLLNRCTAPSLNPAQTYTQFWADCFPCASSGESRGRAVAEDYHMLESVAGLRAVVEQHYDNMLVYKALEAINNCVRQTNSFIQRHAPWKLDRGESGDQRWLDTILHVSLECLRVYGTLLQPVVPQTANKLLSRLGVKPGERSWAHINFLEKYGERECCFEGRALGTDTGVLFSRLERPNVDKEKPKKTKKDRKQAS; translated from the exons ATGAGTACCCATCTCTCCATGTTCAGAAACGTAAAGGCATTAATCGGATTGCTTTCCAGTAGCTCCTCGCATCAAAATCAAAGACTCCTGTTGAGATACCTGGGCACGAATAGTCCCAGCAAAGACAAGACCTACTACGTTACCACCCCAATTTTCTATGTGAATGCTGCCCCTCATATAGGTCATTTGTACTCTGCTGTGACAGCTGACTTCCTGCATAGATATAAACTCCTGCAAGGTTTCAACTCGAAGTTCGCCACAG GTACGGATGAGCATGGCCTGAAAATTCAGCAGGCTGCAGATGCTGCCGGAAAAGACCCTTTGACATTATGCACGGAGGTGTCAGAGAGATTCAAACAACTCTTTAGGAGCTGTGATATCTCCTACACAGACTATATTAGGACTACAGAGGAGAGGCACAGGCTGGCAGTGGGGCACTTTTGGACTTCTCTTCAAGCCAAGGGTTTTATCTACAAGGGGAAGTATGAAGGCTGGTACTCCACACAGGATGAAACCTTCCTCACTCCATCCCAGGTGGGCGATGCTACAGACGCCTCAGGGAAGGATATCAAGATATCACTGGAGAGCGGCCATAAG GTGGAATGGATGAAGGAGGACAATTACCTTTTCCGTCTGTCTGAATTCCGGTCTCAGCTTCAGGACTGGCTGAGGTTCAATCCCAAGGCTGTGCAGCCAGACCGCTTCCACCAGGCGGTTCTCCAGTGGCTGCAGGATGACCTACCAGACCTCTCTGTTTCCCGCCAGAGAAGCCGGCTCCAGTGGGGGATTCCTGTCCCCAGTGACCCTGAACAGACCATCTATGTGTGGTTGGATGCACTGGTCAACTACCTTACGGTTACTGgctatcctcacacacacgctgcatgGTGGAGTGCTGCCCATCATGTTGTGGGGAAGGACATCTTGAAATTCCATGCTATCTATTGGCCGGCTTTCCTACTGGCTGCTGGGTTGCCTCTCCCACAGAGTATACATGTACATTCTCATTGGACGGTCAGGGGGAAGAAAATGTCTAAAAGCTTGGGGAACGTGGTGGATCCCCAGGAGAGGTCACAAAGGTTCACGGTTGATGGCATCAGGTACTTTCTCCTACGTCAGGGCGTCCCGGATTCTGACTGCGACTATGACGACGACAAAGTGGTCAAACTGCTGAATTCGGAGCTGGCGGACTCTTTGGGTGGTCTTCTGAACCGCTGCACAGCCCCGTCTCTCAACCCAGCCCAGACGTACACCCAGTTCTGGGCTGACTGTTTTCCTTGTGCATCCTCAGGGGAATCCAGGGGGAGAGCTGTAGCCGAGGACTACCACATGCTGGAGTCTGTAGCCGGACTACGAGCTGTGGTAGAGCAGCACTATGACAACATGCTGGTGTACAAGGCGCTTGAGGCCATCAACAACTGTGTGAGGCAAACAAACAGTTTCATCCAAAGACATGCGCCGTGGAAgttggacagaggggagagtggTGATCAGCGTTGGCTGGACACCATCCTTCATGTGTCCCTGGAGTGCCTCAGGGTTTATGGAACCCTGCTGCAGCCCGTAGTGCCACAGACAGCAAATAAGTTGCTATCCAGGCTAGGAGTGAAgcctggggagaggagctgggcgCATATCAACTTCCTGGAGAAGTATGGGGAAAGGGAGTGCTGCTTTGAGGGGAGAGCACTGGGGACTGACACTGGAGTACTTTTTAGTCGTTTGGAGAGACCAAACGTAGATAAGGAGAAACCGAAGAaaacaaagaaagacagaaaacaagCATCATAA